A stretch of Anas acuta chromosome 3, bAnaAcu1.1, whole genome shotgun sequence DNA encodes these proteins:
- the SDC1 gene encoding syndecan-1 gives MIGAAAVWLLALCLHAAALPQTTNLNLPPEDLDSSGDDDDGFSGSGAGPLADPSLTWRIPAEPTNSSLPATPVDFNEQLFPRTESRTEKEVTAPPATSNVLTVEPVVAVKDEVPILGSPDEKPTNDVVTTERSPTTHFPLVLHVIPSEASDTVHELEPKAPGSDTPDTINILQTDSTIHHEVGGITAAPTTAPEDVAPTHEEVSEDGSGDPGDFILIKDEDLVPTQNSEVPADSGRNAKAAGASGIMDRKEVLGGVIAGGLVGLVFAVFLVAFMLYRMKKKDEGSYSLDEPKQSNGGYQKPHKQEEFYA, from the exons CAAACTACAAATCTGAACCTTCCTCCTGAAGATCTCGATTCATCTGGTGACGACGATGATGGTTTCTCAGGTTCAGGTGCAG GTCCCCTGGCTGACCCGTCTCTCACCTGGAGAATCCCAGCAGAGCCGACTAACTCCTCGCTGCCAGCAACACCAGTGGATTTCAATGAGCAGCTGTTTCCCAGAACTGAGAGCCGAACTGAAAAGGAAGTAACAGCTCCCCCTGCAACAAGTAATGTGCTGACAGTGGAGCCAGTTGTAGCTGTGAAGGATGAAGTACCCATCCTGGGCTCACCCGATGAAAAACCAACAAACGATGTGGTTACAACAGAGAGAAGCCCCACTACTCACTTTCCTTTGGTGCTTCATGTAATTCCTTCAGAAGCCTCAGACACGGTCCACGAGCTTGAACCCAAAGCCCCTGGCTCTGACACGCCAGACACTATAAACATACTTCAGACTGACTCCACCATCCATCACGAGGTGGGAGGCATCACTGCTGCCCCCACGACAGCTCCAGAGGATGTAGCTCCTACACATGAGGAGGTTTCTGAAGATGGCTCCGGAGACCCG GGAGACTTCATCTTGATTAAAGACGAGGATTTGGTCCCCACCCAGAACTCTGAAGTGCCGGCTGACTCTGGGAGGAATGCCAAAGCAGCAGGAGCCTCGGGAATTATGGACAGGAAAGAAGTTCTTGGAG GTGTTATTGCTGGAGGACTGGTAGGCTTGGTGTTTGCAGTGTTTCTAGTTGCATTTATGCTgtacagaatgaagaaaaaagacgAAGGAAGCTATTCACTGGACGAACCAAAACAGTCTAATGGAGGATACCAAAAACCACACAAACAAGAAGAATTCTATGCATAA